From Stigmatopora nigra isolate UIUO_SnigA chromosome 5, RoL_Snig_1.1, whole genome shotgun sequence, a single genomic window includes:
- the plvapb gene encoding plasmalemma vesicle associated protein b: MYSSSYSQAKFGLESREPLHKPKGKSCGYYMRIVFFFSSLIQSLIIVSLVLFLIYGQPEKSAEEMRVKDLEIGFNRLSDNNIQLRKEKGDLGAQLGARTAEKGDLEKQLEQLTAGADAAKLELMTKLSTCERQIATTRSAGMRCPTPPIQQPMVTTTSHQLKTLQSLNEQQKAMIELIEANFSQTVRYLSHERDDALKDRDVHHQDVITLRRENTILKEEHTTYTRKCKEDFAHSLDGIQIVTKDFLNKINNLFPHQMTFHLTCESQQEQMERIRNSCSNLSRDVENKFQLYLDNVGNKVAQIQALSSRLEVQNSHLSADVQRCEHNRSETIAEVGRQLLFKQKAHDEKMEKVLIEKERLREQKQLQADTLALKENELQTLRALPNCKVGQPKPAGVQTFPQQNRQSAANWSGFGAPTLSKTPTGR; encoded by the exons ATGTACAGCTCCAGCTATTCCCAAGCCAAGTTTGGCCTGGAGTCTAGGGAGCCTTTGCACAAGCCTAAAGGCAAGAGCTGTGGATACTACATGAGGattgtcttcttcttctcctcactTATCCAATCCCTCATCATCGTCAGCCTGGTGCTCTTCCTCATCTACGGGCAGCCCGAGAAGTCAGCCGAGGAGATGAGAGTAAAG GATCTGGAGATTGGCTTTAACCGACTAAGTGATAACAACATTCAGTTGAGGAAGGAAAAAGGCGATCTGGGAGCTCAACTGGGGGCTCGCACAGCTGAAAAAGGCGATCTGGAGAAACAGCTGGAGCAGCTGACGGCTGGCGCCGATGCCGCAAAGCTTGAACTGATGACAAAATTA TCCACCTGCGAAAGGCAAATTGCCACAACTCGAAGCGCGGGGATGCGCTGTCCCACTCCACCCATACAGCAACCCATGGTGACCACCACAAGCC ATCAACTGAAAACCTTGCAAAGTCTCAACGAACAGCAGAAGGCCATGATCGAGCTCATCGAGGCGAACTTCAGCCAGACGGTCCGCTACCTCAGTCACGAAAGGGACGACGCCCTCAAGGACAGAGACGTCCACCACCAGGATGTCATCACCCTACGACGAGAAAACACCATACTGAAGGAGGAGCACACCACTTACACCAG AAAGTGTAAAGAAGACTTTGCTCATTCTCTGGACGGAATCCAAATAGTGACCAAGGATTTTCTCAACAAAATCAACAACTTGTTCCCCCATCAGATGACTTTTCACCTCACCTGTGAGAGCCAACAGGAACAAATGGAGAGGATAAGAAACAGCTGTAGCAACCTGTCCAGAGACGTGGAGAATAAGTTTCAgctttatttggacaatgtggGCAACAAG GTAGCTCAGATTCAAGCCTTGTCAAGCCGACTGGAAGTACAAAACTCGCACTTGAGCGCTGACGTGCAACGCTGCGAACACAACCGGAGTGAGACAATCGCGGAAGTTGGCCGACAACTACTTTTCAAGCAAAAGGCTCATGATGAAAAG ATGGAGAAAGTACTGATTGAGAAGGAGCGACTCAGGGAGCAGAAACAATTGCAAGCGGACACTTTGGCCCTGAAAGAAAACGAGCTGCAGACCCTCAGGGCATTGCCTAATTGCAAG GTGGGTCAACCAAAACCGGCTGGTGTGCAGACATTCCCGCAGCAGAACAGGCAAAGCGCAGCCAACTGGTCTGGTTTTGGAGCACCAACTCTAAGCAAAACGCCAACG GGGAGATGA
- the babam1 gene encoding BRISC and BRCA1-A complex member 1, producing the protein METLDPGPADGEERLVELRPRTRSNPEGAEDRRSSTGSLGGGSNPGLPQPAVGNRVEGEGEASTTESPLSSTTATISGAAAQAATPITPATVTSSVQLALANASKERPKPTPKPSALTAPVPPPAEYQVRVPRVNCPEKVIICLDLSEEMCLPKLESFNGSKTNALNISQKMIEMFVRTKHKIDKRHEFALVVVNDDALWLSGFTSDPRELCSCLYDLETNVCETFNLEDLLSVIGQKIELPSMENIQTIPPPYVVRTVLIYGRHAGQLQLNPSEAVSKMLQSPYFFFDVVYLHNGTEDHGEETNWRDNYASFCNLDSKDMCYRFEVSLSGPAIELHNCMAKLLAHPLQRPFQSHLSYSLLEGEESQDIEASV; encoded by the exons ATGGAGACGCTGGATCCTGGCCCAGCAGACGGCGAGGAGCGCCTGGTGGAGCTGCGGCCGAGAACCCGCTCCAATCCCGAAGGCGCAGAAGACCGTCGAAGCAGCACGGGTAGCCTTGGAGGCGGAAGTAATCCCGGTTTGCCGCAACCGGCCGTGGGTAACCGTGTCGAAGGTGAGGGCGAAGCTTCCACCACTGAGAGCCCTCTGTCTTCCACAACCGCAACCATATCCGGAGCTGCGGCCCAGGCTGCCACCCCCATCACCCCAGCTACTGTCACTTCAAGTGTACAACTTGCTCTGGCTAATGCTTCCAAGGAGAGGCCTAAACCCACGCCAAAGCCATCTGCACTGACGGCACCTGTCCCTCCACCAGCAGAATACCAAGTTCGAGTTCCTCGTGTCAACTGTCCAGAAAAAGTG ATCATCTGTTTGGACCTATCTGAAGAGATGTGTTTACCCAAGTTGGAGTCGTTCAATGG TTCTAAGACAAACGCTCTGAACATTTCCCAGAAGATGATTGAGATGTTTGTAAGAACCAAACATAAGATAGACAAACGGCATGAGTTTGCACTGGTGGTGGTCAACGATGACGCTCTATGG CTTTCAGGCTTCACTTCAGACCCCAGAGAGCTCTGCAGCTGTCTGTATGACTTGGAAACCAACGTCTGTGAGACTTTCA ACCTGGAAGATCTTCTCAGTGTCAT AGGTCAGAAGATAGAGCTGCCGTCGATGGAGAACATCCAGACGATACCACCTCCGTACGTGGTGCGGACCGTACTAATTTACGGTCGCCATGCTGGACAGCTACAGCTCAACCCATCTGAGGCCGTTAGT AAAATGCTGCAGTCTCCCTATTTTTTCTTTGATGTTGTCTACCTCCACAATGGCACAGAAGATCATGGGGAAGAGACAAACTGGCGG GACAACTACGCCTCTTTCTGTAATCTTGATTCAAAGGATATGTGCTACCGCTTTGAAGTTTCCTTGAGTGGGCCCGCCATCGAGCTGCATAACTGCATGGCCAAACTTCTGGCTCACCCTCTCCAAAGGCCTTTCCAGAGTCATTTGTCATACAGCCTCTTGGAGGGAGAGGAGTCACAGGACATTGAGGCCTCTGTGTAA
- the ushbp1 gene encoding colorectal mutant cancer protein has product MEEFSLVRCDSLDRGPCSDKELMTPSDHRPFYPQVEPSPAELAQCEAEVGTLLSIIAEVSKKMGSLKAPSEAGDLRPPSPLFPDLLSHRLVRSRPEKNSATDVNYQLSRLYQGGSNLMWTELKGALTAVEDSIHCRRSWAAPIAFSDREKPKEHLRAAQDSWAKASKVLEEMEKEFGISFPSDAAKETFQEMVTEKHFGTSPLQAQRGELQRAHSVSHVEEDKSKVAGQHRGWRSAICSPSARSSSITGPLNAERACSSFPNSPLLLRRATGGSLSSGGESSPLSFVMFGSPCQSPVSMETEVERLNRQIEGLKARNDHLTVALEQKTMECEQISVTLKRLEADCSAMHLALRYCDECEGAYSELLSLYDTQSQKSLLLQTARAGVDDSQQFGNPLPQHRKMVSEELSTSFTRGDVNEEVETHTTWRTPELTDREVALRQLIERLKVDRTAIGLARPRPHQAEVKMTLDAVYPAGLKVGHLSKESSKPAERKRDKNYLFHELITAREEMSDLRALIRLKEKELRCLEWSVATQKSQEGSGACVSENLQEEPGELKTEQQSKLCSDDDVIGLRTRPILKELQALLHREQALKKRLSLVYDSMNATFTDSRDSDEHVAWIAQAHSKALSSYRNIRRKYREQVWKLEQKLAAMMESQQIQRETSRETGEDSDWKREETIL; this is encoded by the exons ATGGAG GAGTTCAGCTTGGTCCGATGTGACAGCTTGGATAGAGGACCTTGCAGTGACAAGGAGCTGATGACCCCCTCGGACCACAGACCTTTTTACCCACAAGTGGAGCCTTCGCCAGCTGAGTTGGCTCAGTGTGAAGCTGAAGTGGGCACACTTCTCAGTATCATCGCTGAAGTCAGCAAAAAAATGGGCTCACTCAAGGCACCCAG TGAAGCAGGTGATTTAAGACCACCCAGCCCTCTCTTTCCTGATCTGCTTTCGCACCGGCTAGTGAGAAGTAGACCAGAAAAGAACAGTGCTACTGATGTTAACTATCAACTTTCACGGCTTTACCAAG GAGGCAGTAATCTTATGTGGACGGAACTCAAGGGTGCGTTGACCGCCGTGGAGGACTCCATCCATTGCAGGAGGTCCTGGGCAGCCCCCATTGCCTTCTCTGACCGAGAAAAACCCAAAGAGCATCTGAGAGCAGCCCAAGACAGCTGGGCCAAAGCTTCCAAA GTTTTGGAGGAGATGGAAAAGGAATTTGGGATTTCTTTTCCATCAGATGCGGCGAAAGAAACTTTTCAGGAGATGGTCACGGAAAAGCATTTTGGCACTTCTCCCTTACAGGCTCAACGGGGAGAACTCCAAAGAGCACACAGTGTCAGTCACGTAGAGGAGGACAAGAGCAAGGTTGCT GGTCAGCACAGAGGATGGAGGTCTGCCATTTGCTCTCCTTCAGCCAGATCTTCGAGCATCACGGGGCCTCTTAATGCAGAAAGGGCCTGCTCTTCCTTTCCAAATTCTCCTTTACTTCTCAGAAGAGCTACAGGTGGATCATTATCGTCAGGAGGTGAGAGCTCCCCTCTGAGCTTTGTCATGTTTGGAAGTCCTTGCCAAAGCCCAGTTAGCATGGAGACTGAGGTGGAACGGCTCAACAG ACAAATTGAGGGTCTGAAGGCCAGGAATGATCACCTGACTGTTGCTTTGGAACAAAAGACGATGGAGTGCGAGCAGATCAGCGTGACGCTAAAGCGGCTAGAGGCTGACTGCTCTGCTATGCACCTGGCGCTCAGATACTG TGATGAGTGTGAAGGTGCCTACAGTGAACTTTTGTCTCTTTATGACACTCAAAGTCAAAAAAGCCTTCTTCTGCAGACCGCCAGAGCAG GTGTAGATGACTCGCAGCAATTTGGAAATCCATTACCCCAACATAGGAAAATGGTTAGCGAGGAGTTGTCGACCTCTTTCACAAGAGGAGACGTGAACGAAGAGGTGGAAACGCATACAACCTGGAG AACCCCTGAACTGACTGATCGAGAGGTCGCACTCCGTCAGTTAATTGAGAGGCTGAAAGTTGACCGGACAGCCATCGGCCTCGCGAGGCCACGTCCACATCAAGCAGAAGTCAAAATGACCCTGGATGCCGTTTACCCTGCTGGGCTGAAAGTGGGACACTTATCAAAAGAGAGCAGCAAGCCTGCTGAAAGAAAGCGAGATAAGAATTATCTGTTCCATGAGCTGATCACAGCCAGG GAGGAAATGTCAGATCTGCGTGCTCTTATTCGTCTGAAGGAGAAAGAGCTGAGATGTCTAGAGTGGAGTGTGGCCACCCAAAAATCCCAAGAAGGTTCCGGAGCATGCGTTTCCGAAAACCTCCAAGAAGAGCCAGGAGAGCTCAAGACTGAACAACAG AGTAAATTGTGCAGTGATGACGACGTGATCGGGCTGAGGACGAGGCCTATTTTGAAAGAGCTGCAGGCGCTTCTTCATAG GGAACAAGCCCTAAAGAAGAGATTGTCTTTAGTTTATGACTCAATGAATGCAACGTTTACAGACAGCAGGGATAGTGACGAACATGTTGCTTGGATCGCACAGGCTCACAG TAAGGCCTTGAGTTCCTACAGAAACATTCGAAGAAAATACAGAGAGCAGGTGTGGAAGCTGGAGCAGAAACTGGCTGCCATGATGGAGAGTCAGCAAATCCAGAGAGAAACATCAAGGGAGACAGGGGAAGATTCCGATTGGAAGAGGGAAGAGACTATTCTGTGA